A genomic segment from Sesamum indicum cultivar Zhongzhi No. 13 unplaced genomic scaffold, S_indicum_v1.0 scaffold00124, whole genome shotgun sequence encodes:
- the LOC105179120 gene encoding probable GABA transporter 2 isoform X2 yields the protein MAEEAQNGPFYEISREEDAGAAFVLQSKGKWWHAGFHLTTAIVGPTILTLPYAFRGLGWGLGFLCLTAMGVVTFYSYYLMSLVLDHCEKAGRRHIRFRELAADVLGSGWMFYFVIFIQTAINTGISIGAILLAGECLQIMYSNLSPHGPLKLYHFIAMVTVVMILLSQFPSFHSLRHINFVSLLLSLGYTFLVVGACISAGASKNAPRRDYSLESSESSRIFSAFTSISIIAAIFGNGILPEIQATLAPPATGKMVKGLIMCYTVIFFTFYSAAVSGYWVFGNKSNSNILKSLMPDEGPSLAPVWLLGLAIVFVLLQLLAIGLVYSQVAYEIMEKKSADVKKGMFSKRNLIPRIILRSLYVIACGFFAAMLPFFGDISAVVGAIGFIPLDFVLPMLLYNMTYKPRKSSLAYWVNYSIIVVFSCVGIMGAFSSIRKLVQDARQFKLFSSDVVD from the exons ATGGCAGAGGAGGCGCAAAATGGGCCCTTTTATGAAATCAGCCGGGAAGAGGACGCCGGAGCGGCGTTTGTCTTGCAGTCCAAGG GGAAATGGTGGCACGCCGGATTTCATTTGACGACGGCGATTGTGGGGCCCACAATACTGACGCTGCCGTACGCTTTCCGGGGGTTAGGATGGGGGCTGGGGTTCCTGTGCTTGACGGCGATGGGGGTGGTGACCTTCTACTCCTATTATCTCATGTCGTTGGTGCTGGACCACTGTGAGAAGGCTGGACGCCGCCACATACGGTTCCGGGAGCTCGCCGCCGACGTGTTGG GTTCTGGCTGGATGTTCTATTTTGTGATATTCATTCAGACGGCAATTAATACCGGCATCAGCATTGGAGCTATTCTGCTGGCAGGGGAATGCCTCCAG ATCATGTACTCGAACCTCTCTCCCCATGGACCATTGAAACTATATCACTTCATAGCGATGGTGACAGTAGTTATGATACTTCTCTCTCAGTTTCCAAGCTTCCATTCTCTGAGGCATATTAACTTCGTCTCGCTGCTTCTCAGCTTGGGCTACACTTTTCTTGTGGTAGGCGCTTGTATTTCCGCAG GTGCCTCAAAAAATGCACCGCGAAGGGACTATTCTTTGGAATCCTCTGAATCATCAAGGATATTCAGTGCATTCACTTCCATATCCATTATAGCTGCCATTTTCGGGAATGGTATACTACCTGAAATACAG GCAACACTGGCTCCACCGGCCACGGGGAAGATGGTGAAAGGCCTAATTATGTGTTACACTGTAATTTTCTTCACCTTCTACTCTGCTGCTGTTTCCGGATATTGGGTATTTGGGAACAAGTCCAACTCAAATATTCTCAAAAGTTTGATGCCGGACGAGGGACCTTCCTTGGCACCGGTATGGCTTTTAGGTCTCGCAATTGTATTCGTTCTTCTTCAACTCCTTGCCATTGGCCTG GTGTATTCCCAAGTAGCTTATGAGATTATGGAAAAGAAATCAGCTGATGTCAAAAAGGGCATGTTCTCCAAAAGAAACTTGATCCCGAGAATAATTCTCCGCTCTCTGTACGTTATAGCTTGTGGATTTTTTGCTGCAATGCTACCTTTCTTCGGTGACATAAGTGCTGTCGTTGGAGCCATCGGCTTTATCCCTCTCGATTTTGTTCTCCCGATGCTTCTCTACAACATGACCTATAAACCAAGAAAATCATCTCTTGCTTATTGGGTGAACTACTCTATCATTGTTGTGTTCTCCTGCGTGGGGATCATGGGCGCGTTCTCTTCTATAAGGAAGCTAGTTCAAGACGCCAGACAGTTCAAGCTTTTTAGCAGCGACGTAGTTGACTGA
- the LOC105179118 gene encoding protein trichome birefringence-like 23 codes for MARKMVYDWKSWWRALQKNNYFVIKLGVSVLLVGLAFRLLYNRSSDISPVPGAPFLENTRISAPTVVSVDSQENIDENPTQEYGTEPSDSEGKCNPFIGDWVPYEGEPFYTNVSCSIIEDHQNCMKNGRPDTDYLYWRWKPRGCELPRFDPTRFLELMRNKSWAFIGDSISRNHVQSFLCILSTDEKAIEVYHDENYKSRRWLFPSYNFTVSVIWSPFLTQAAIFEDINGVSTSEIELHLDKLDKNWTEQYKSLNYMIIAAGKWFIKTAIYYEKDTILGCHYCPKRNLTELGFNFAYRKVIRNVFDYIISSNHKGMIFYRTTTPDHFEGGEWFSGGACKRKEPAKEGEFELNELNKILRDIELDEFEKASAKASEKRVNLKLLDVTPLSLLRPDGHPGPYRFFQPFAKGKNATIINDCLHWCLPGPIDAWNDLLMEMVVNG; via the exons ATGGCGAGGAAAATGGTTTACGATTGGAAATCTTGGTGGAGGGCTCTTCAGAAGAACAATTACTTTGTTATCAAGTTGGGGGTTTCAGTTCTTTTGGTGGGTCTTGCATTTAGGCTTCTTTATAACAGATCTTCCGATATTTCTCCAGTTCCGGGCGCCCCTTTTCTTGAAAACACTCGGATTTCAGCACCCACTGTTGTTTCTGTTGATTCCCAAGAGAATATAGATGAGAATCCCACTCAAG AATATGGCACTGAGCCCTCAGACAGTGAAGGAAAGTGTAATCCTTTTATTGGGGATTGGGTTCCTTATGAGGGAGAACCTTTTTACACGAATGTAAGTTGCAGCATCATCGAAGACCACCAGAATTGTATGAAGAATGGGCGACCGGACACGGATTATCTTTACTGGAGGTGGAAACCCCGTGGTTGTGAGTTGCCCCGATTTGACCCCACGAGGTTTCTGGAGTTGATGAGGAACAAAAGTTGGGCATTCATTGGGGATTCAATATCACGAAACCATGTCCAATCATTTCTCTGCATACTCTCAACG GATGAAAAGGCTATTGAAGTTTACCATGATGAGAACTACAAATCGCGGAGATGGCTCTTCCCCTCGTACAACTTTACTGTTTCTGTTATCTGGTCCCCTTTTCTTACTCAAGCTGCCATTTTCGAAGATATAAACGGTGTTTCTACATCTGAAATCGAACTGCATCTTGACAAACTTGACAAGAATTGGACCGAGCAGTACAAGAGCTTGAATTATATGATCATTGCAGCTGGTAAATGGTTCATTAAAACTGCAATCTACTATGAGAAGGATACCATATTGGGTTGTCATTACTGCCCCAAGAGGAACCTCACCGAGCTTGGTTTCAACTTTGCTTACCGTAAAGTGATCAGGAACGTTTTTGACTACATTATTTCGTCGAATCACAAGGGGATGATCTTTTACAGGACCACCACGCCCGATCACTTCGAGGGTGGGGAATGGTTCAGCGGTGGAGCTTGTAAAAGAAAGGAACCAGCAAAGGAAGGTGAATTCGAGTTGAATGAGCTGAACAAAATTCTCCGGGACATAGAGCTAGATGAATTTGAGAAGGCATCAGCTAAAGCTTCAGAGAAAAGAGTAAATCTGAAGCTTCTTGACGTGACTCCTCTCTCACTATTGAGACCTGACGGACATCCAGGCCCATATAGATTCTTTCAACCATTTGCCAAAGGCAAGAACGCAACGATCATTAATGATTGCCTGCATTGGTGTCTGCCTGGCCCTATCGATGCTTGGAACGATCTGCTGATGGAAATGGTGGTAAATGGTTGa
- the LOC105179120 gene encoding probable GABA transporter 2 isoform X1 — MQKQKESAASMLFISEEAQNGPFYEISREEDAGAAFVLQSKGKWWHAGFHLTTAIVGPTILTLPYAFRGLGWGLGFLCLTAMGVVTFYSYYLMSLVLDHCEKAGRRHIRFRELAADVLGSGWMFYFVIFIQTAINTGISIGAILLAGECLQIMYSNLSPHGPLKLYHFIAMVTVVMILLSQFPSFHSLRHINFVSLLLSLGYTFLVVGACISAGASKNAPRRDYSLESSESSRIFSAFTSISIIAAIFGNGILPEIQATLAPPATGKMVKGLIMCYTVIFFTFYSAAVSGYWVFGNKSNSNILKSLMPDEGPSLAPVWLLGLAIVFVLLQLLAIGLVYSQVAYEIMEKKSADVKKGMFSKRNLIPRIILRSLYVIACGFFAAMLPFFGDISAVVGAIGFIPLDFVLPMLLYNMTYKPRKSSLAYWVNYSIIVVFSCVGIMGAFSSIRKLVQDARQFKLFSSDVVD, encoded by the exons ATGCAGAAGCAAAAAGAGTCAGCCGCCTCCATGCTATTCATATCAG AGGAGGCGCAAAATGGGCCCTTTTATGAAATCAGCCGGGAAGAGGACGCCGGAGCGGCGTTTGTCTTGCAGTCCAAGG GGAAATGGTGGCACGCCGGATTTCATTTGACGACGGCGATTGTGGGGCCCACAATACTGACGCTGCCGTACGCTTTCCGGGGGTTAGGATGGGGGCTGGGGTTCCTGTGCTTGACGGCGATGGGGGTGGTGACCTTCTACTCCTATTATCTCATGTCGTTGGTGCTGGACCACTGTGAGAAGGCTGGACGCCGCCACATACGGTTCCGGGAGCTCGCCGCCGACGTGTTGG GTTCTGGCTGGATGTTCTATTTTGTGATATTCATTCAGACGGCAATTAATACCGGCATCAGCATTGGAGCTATTCTGCTGGCAGGGGAATGCCTCCAG ATCATGTACTCGAACCTCTCTCCCCATGGACCATTGAAACTATATCACTTCATAGCGATGGTGACAGTAGTTATGATACTTCTCTCTCAGTTTCCAAGCTTCCATTCTCTGAGGCATATTAACTTCGTCTCGCTGCTTCTCAGCTTGGGCTACACTTTTCTTGTGGTAGGCGCTTGTATTTCCGCAG GTGCCTCAAAAAATGCACCGCGAAGGGACTATTCTTTGGAATCCTCTGAATCATCAAGGATATTCAGTGCATTCACTTCCATATCCATTATAGCTGCCATTTTCGGGAATGGTATACTACCTGAAATACAG GCAACACTGGCTCCACCGGCCACGGGGAAGATGGTGAAAGGCCTAATTATGTGTTACACTGTAATTTTCTTCACCTTCTACTCTGCTGCTGTTTCCGGATATTGGGTATTTGGGAACAAGTCCAACTCAAATATTCTCAAAAGTTTGATGCCGGACGAGGGACCTTCCTTGGCACCGGTATGGCTTTTAGGTCTCGCAATTGTATTCGTTCTTCTTCAACTCCTTGCCATTGGCCTG GTGTATTCCCAAGTAGCTTATGAGATTATGGAAAAGAAATCAGCTGATGTCAAAAAGGGCATGTTCTCCAAAAGAAACTTGATCCCGAGAATAATTCTCCGCTCTCTGTACGTTATAGCTTGTGGATTTTTTGCTGCAATGCTACCTTTCTTCGGTGACATAAGTGCTGTCGTTGGAGCCATCGGCTTTATCCCTCTCGATTTTGTTCTCCCGATGCTTCTCTACAACATGACCTATAAACCAAGAAAATCATCTCTTGCTTATTGGGTGAACTACTCTATCATTGTTGTGTTCTCCTGCGTGGGGATCATGGGCGCGTTCTCTTCTATAAGGAAGCTAGTTCAAGACGCCAGACAGTTCAAGCTTTTTAGCAGCGACGTAGTTGACTGA
- the LOC105179120 gene encoding probable GABA transporter 2 isoform X3, whose protein sequence is MGVVTFYSYYLMSLVLDHCEKAGRRHIRFRELAADVLGSGWMFYFVIFIQTAINTGISIGAILLAGECLQIMYSNLSPHGPLKLYHFIAMVTVVMILLSQFPSFHSLRHINFVSLLLSLGYTFLVVGACISAGASKNAPRRDYSLESSESSRIFSAFTSISIIAAIFGNGILPEIQATLAPPATGKMVKGLIMCYTVIFFTFYSAAVSGYWVFGNKSNSNILKSLMPDEGPSLAPVWLLGLAIVFVLLQLLAIGLVYSQVAYEIMEKKSADVKKGMFSKRNLIPRIILRSLYVIACGFFAAMLPFFGDISAVVGAIGFIPLDFVLPMLLYNMTYKPRKSSLAYWVNYSIIVVFSCVGIMGAFSSIRKLVQDARQFKLFSSDVVD, encoded by the exons ATGGGGGTGGTGACCTTCTACTCCTATTATCTCATGTCGTTGGTGCTGGACCACTGTGAGAAGGCTGGACGCCGCCACATACGGTTCCGGGAGCTCGCCGCCGACGTGTTGG GTTCTGGCTGGATGTTCTATTTTGTGATATTCATTCAGACGGCAATTAATACCGGCATCAGCATTGGAGCTATTCTGCTGGCAGGGGAATGCCTCCAG ATCATGTACTCGAACCTCTCTCCCCATGGACCATTGAAACTATATCACTTCATAGCGATGGTGACAGTAGTTATGATACTTCTCTCTCAGTTTCCAAGCTTCCATTCTCTGAGGCATATTAACTTCGTCTCGCTGCTTCTCAGCTTGGGCTACACTTTTCTTGTGGTAGGCGCTTGTATTTCCGCAG GTGCCTCAAAAAATGCACCGCGAAGGGACTATTCTTTGGAATCCTCTGAATCATCAAGGATATTCAGTGCATTCACTTCCATATCCATTATAGCTGCCATTTTCGGGAATGGTATACTACCTGAAATACAG GCAACACTGGCTCCACCGGCCACGGGGAAGATGGTGAAAGGCCTAATTATGTGTTACACTGTAATTTTCTTCACCTTCTACTCTGCTGCTGTTTCCGGATATTGGGTATTTGGGAACAAGTCCAACTCAAATATTCTCAAAAGTTTGATGCCGGACGAGGGACCTTCCTTGGCACCGGTATGGCTTTTAGGTCTCGCAATTGTATTCGTTCTTCTTCAACTCCTTGCCATTGGCCTG GTGTATTCCCAAGTAGCTTATGAGATTATGGAAAAGAAATCAGCTGATGTCAAAAAGGGCATGTTCTCCAAAAGAAACTTGATCCCGAGAATAATTCTCCGCTCTCTGTACGTTATAGCTTGTGGATTTTTTGCTGCAATGCTACCTTTCTTCGGTGACATAAGTGCTGTCGTTGGAGCCATCGGCTTTATCCCTCTCGATTTTGTTCTCCCGATGCTTCTCTACAACATGACCTATAAACCAAGAAAATCATCTCTTGCTTATTGGGTGAACTACTCTATCATTGTTGTGTTCTCCTGCGTGGGGATCATGGGCGCGTTCTCTTCTATAAGGAAGCTAGTTCAAGACGCCAGACAGTTCAAGCTTTTTAGCAGCGACGTAGTTGACTGA
- the LOC105179117 gene encoding protein ENHANCED DISEASE RESISTANCE 4, whose protein sequence is MTVASDVRLVRCPKCENLLSELPDFSLYQCGGCGAVLKAKKNGFPGDGSLKMSDVEDIGTSEAGNISNISEVPMESADVIERGQVVYIHNERMASNGSSISQAESADVLSSSNARKKGKETMRRREDLDDEYSSYSQGVHNRNEGRNGELKVDRPEYVTVHSEKTFYNIRPPIESLRSRHFTDMQGVKSKGTSSYNTNYYYEQGDRGRYLDHDWNGLSMVEKSENGRAELLRKLDELTDQLSRSCEVTERSKGRIGTNQRMGSPTLPDPYPRHHAAYLQEGLTSSHGENKQQLCPDDISAAYLSQNPGFFPYRDGYGPSLQEPTHPLRGHPYEFQGYADTPQQEMFQRLHHQPQSQYMYWPHNENSHGFYDRVNHHLLMLHPHENYFHQPACSCVHCYNKYWHLPPKIGPSGLHDQRSQNEPSNPNYHHHLTPVQHGPRGYGSGRSRLHTSYSQQPLTLSSNDVDSENELNHQRPRKVVVAHRSGKVCQPIAGGAPFIACSNCFELLKLSRKHISLAKNQQKMKCGACSSIILLELGNKGFSMSVSAHVSHVPTEIEDGSSVIVDENGKILHGGSNGGNRTACSDDYDDSVPQFPADQKSNSGESEKLLGHLSSTLTVSEDEKIPENLASKKYSSLSAEPQLTEVESFQHPDFPSVQCPEHCCDDVVVSRFDKGNKSKRSKFDQSTSEHNSVNNPAVATEIDMSLNEFSNSCVSQESMDKSGEAHPMVNKGRDSLFTGLIKKGFKDFTKSKQNVEVGGSEVFVNGRLIPDHLVKKAEKLAGPVQPGEYWYDIQAGFWGVMGHPCLGIVMPNIEEFNYPMPENCAAGNTGVFVNGRELHQKDLDLLVSRGLPKTRHKSYLIEISGKVVDEQSGEELDSLGKLATTVERAKHGFGMRVPRFIAQSQS, encoded by the exons atgacgGTAGCTTCAGATGTACGGTTGGTGCGTTGTCCCAAGTGTGAAAATCTTCTCTCGGAGCTCCCTGACTTCTCCCTCTACCAGTGTGGTGGCTGCGGTGCTGTTCTCAAAG CTAAAAAGAACGGGTTTCCGGGAGATGGATCACTGAAGATGTCTGATGTAGAGGATATTGGAACTTCTGAGGCAGGcaatatatctaatatttctGAGGTTCCCATGGAAAGTGCAGATGTAATTGAGAGAGGTCAAGTAGTGTATATCCATAATGAAAGAATGGCTTCCAACGGTAGTTCCATATCACAAGCTGAAAGCGCAGATGTACTATCTAGTTCCAATGCaaggaagaaaggaaaagaaacgaTGAGAAGAAGGGAGGACTTAGATGATGAGTACAGTTCATATTCTCAGGGAGTTCATAACAGAAATGAGGGCAGAAATGGTGAGTTGAAAGTGGATAGGCCAGAATATGTAACTGTTCACAGTGAAAAGACCTTTTATAATATCAGGCCTCCAATTGAGTCATTAAGGTCAAGGCATTTTACAGACATGCAGGGTGTGAAAAGTAAAGGGACGTCGAGTTACAACACAAACTATTATTACGAACAGGGTGACAGGGGAAGATATCTGGATCACGACTGGAATGGGCTTTCTATGGTTGAGAAATCAGAGAATGGTCGAGCAGAGCTCCTAAGGAAACTTGATGAGTTGACGGATCAACTTAGTCGTTCTTGTGAGGTGACAGAGAGATCCAAGGGAAGGATTGGAACTAATCAGAGGATGGGTTCTCCAACTCTCCCTGATCCTTATCCCAGGCATCATGCTGCTTATCTTCAAGAAGGCTTGACTAGTTCACATGGTGAAAACAAGCAACAACTTTGCCCAGATGATATTTCGGCCGCCTATTTAAGCCAAAATCCTGGATTTTTTCCTTATAGAGATGGGTATGGCCCAAGTTTGCAGGAACCCACACATCCTCTAAGAGGACACCCTTATGAGTTCCAGGGTTATGCTGATACACCTCAGCAAGAAATGTTTCAGAGGCTGCATCACCAACCGCAATCTCAATATATGTATTGGCCCCATAATGAGAATTCTCATGGTTTCTATGACCGTGTCAATCACCACCTCCTTATGTTACACCCACATGAAAACTATTTTCACCAGCCGGCTTGCTCTTGTGTTCACTGCTATAATAAGTATTGGCATTTGCCTCCTAAGATTGGTCCCTCTGGTTTGCATGATCAAAGGTCTCAAAATGAAccttcaaatccaaattatCATCACCATCTCACTCCTGTTCAACACGGACCACGGGGTTATGGTTCCGGACGCTCCAGGTTGCATACTTCGTATTCTCAACAACCCCTAACTTTGAGTTCAAATGACGTGGATTCTGAAAATGAACTTAATCACCAACGTCCTCGGAAGGTAGTCGTAGCTCATCGGAGTGGGAAAGTATGTCAACCAATTGCAGGTGGTGCTCCTTTCATAGCATGCTCTAACTGCTTTGAGTTACTCAAACTCTCACGAAAACACATCTCACTGGCAAAGaaccaacaaaaaatgaaatgtggGGCCTGTTCTTCAATAATCTTGTTAGAACTTGGGAATAAGGGTTTTAGCATGTCAGTTTCTGCACATGTCAGCCATGTGCCAACTGAGATTGAAGACGGCTCTAGTGTgatagttgatgaaaatgggaAAATTTTGCATGGTGGTTCAAATGGAGGCAACAGGACTGCTTGCTCTGATGATTATGATGATTCTGTGCCTCAGTTTCCAGCGGACCAGAAATCAAATTCTGGCGAGTCTGAGAAGTTGTTGGGTCATCTTTCTTCGACTTTGACTGTCTCTGAGGATGAGAAAATCCCAGAAAACTTAgcatctaaaaaatatagttctCTGTCTGCAGAGCCACAGTTAACAGAAGTCGAGTCTTTTCAGCATCCTGATTTCCCTTCCGTGCAATGCCCTGAGCATTGTTGTGATGATGTTGTTGTCAGCCGATTTGACAAGGGAAACAAAAGTAAACGATCGAAGTTTGACCAGAGTACCTCCGAGCATAATTCTGTAAACAATCCAGCAGTAGCAACTGAGATCGACATGTCcttaaatgaattttcaaacaGCTGTGTATCCCAGGAGTCTATGGACAAAAGTGGAGAAGCTCATCCAATGGTTAACAAAGGAAGGGACTCTTTATTTACAGGTCTTATTAAAAAGGGCTTCAAAGACTTCACAAAATCTAAGCAAAATGTGGAAGTTGGTGGATCAGAAGTTTTTGTCAACGGGCGCTTAATACCAGATCATCTAGTTAAGAAGGCTGAAAAGCTAGCTGGGCCTGTTCAACCCGGAGAGTACTG GTACGATATCCAAGCTGGATTTTGGGGTGTGATGGGCCATCCTTGTCTGGGCATTGTTATG CCAAATATCGAGGAATTCAATTATCCCATGCCAGAGAACTGCGCTGCTGGAAACACAGGGGTCTTTGTCAACGGGCGTGAACTTCACCAGAAAGATTTAGACTTGCTTGTCAGCCGAGGTCTTCCGAAAACAAGACACAAGTCTTATCTCATTGAGATTTCAGGGAAAGTGGTCGACGAGCAAAGCGGGGAAGAACTAGACAGCCTCGGCAAACTTGCAACGAC CGTTGAGAGGGCGAAGCATGGATTCGGTATGAGAGTTCCGAGATTTATTGCTCAATCCCAGAGTTAG
- the LOC105179119 gene encoding high mobility group B protein 6-like (The sequence of the model RefSeq protein was modified relative to this genomic sequence to represent the inferred CDS: added 85 bases not found in genome assembly), with translation MAAIAEMPVVADPAPTRKGRSRKALKQKNPSLSEANIIAGTLPESSPVAALPPENSTGKENHESLSQPKSQKKTKKGTSKAKQQSSEVSSFEKELQEMQEQLEKLKLEKVQTEEMLKAREESLKQKEEELEMRDREQEKLKIELKKLQKMKEFKPTMAFPIGISLKDQEQEKKDKKKSARKKPSPPYVLWCKDQWNEVKKANPDADFKEMSNLLAAKWKTITAEEKKPYEERYQAEKEAYLKIIGNEKREHEAMKLLEDEQKQKTAMELLEQYLQFKQEAEKDNKKTKKGKDPLKPKQPMSAYFIFANERRAALFAENKNVLEVARITGEEWKNMTEKQKAPYEQMALKSKEKYMQEMELYKQKKEEEAANLKKEEEELMKLQKQEAMQLLKKKEKTETLIKKTKEKRQKQKKEKGEKNADPNKPKKPASSFLLFSKEARKNLVEERPGITNSTLNALISVKWKELSEVEKQIWNEKAAEAMEVYKKEMEAYNKKVAAEEEANNKN, from the exons ATGGCTGCCATTGCTGAAATGCCCGTCGTCGCCGACCCGGCACCCACTAGGAAAGGGCGGTCAAGAAAAGCGCTAAAGCAGAAAAACCCATCATTGAGTGAGGCCAACATCATCGCCGGGACCCTACCGGAATCGTCCCCTGTGGCCGCGCTGCCACCGGAGAACTCGACCGGAAAAGAGAATCACGAGAGCCTCTCCCAACCCAAGTCCCAGAAGAAAACCAAGAAAGGGACGTCGAAGGCGAAACAGCAGTCGTCCGAGGTGTCTTCTTTCGAGAAAGAATTGCAGGAAATGCAAGAGCAGCTTGAGAAGTTGAAGCTGGAGAAGGTGCAGACCGAGGAGATGTTGAAGGCCAGAGAGGAATCGCTCAAGCAGAAGGAGGAAGAGCTAGAAATGAGGGATAGGGAGCAAGAGAAGCTCAAGATTGAACTCAAGAAGTTGCAGAAGATGAAGGAGTTTAAGCCCACCATG GCGTTCCCGATCGGAATCTCGCTCAAAGaccaagaacaagaaaagaaagacaagAAGAAGAGTGCAAGAAAGAAGCCATCCCCTCCGTATGTGCTGTGGTGCAAAGACCAGTGGAATGAG GTGAAGAAAGCTAATCCAGATGCTGATTTTAAAGAGATGTCGAACCTCTTGGCCGCAAAATGGAAGACAATCACCGCAGAAGAAAAGAAGCCTTATGAAGAGAGATACCAAGCTGAGAAGGAAGCTTATTTGAAGATCATCGGAAACGAGAAGCGCGAGCATGAAGCGATGAAGCTCTTGGAGGATGAGCAGAAACAGAAGACTGCAATGGAGTTGCTTGAACAATATCTTCAGTTCAAACAGGAAGCAGAGAAAGataacaagaaaacaaa GAAGGGAAAAGACCCTTTGAAACCAAAGCAGCCCATGTCGGCCTATTTCATTTTCGCAAACGAGCGCCGTGCTGCTCTGTTTGCAGAGAACAAGAATGTTTTGGAG gtTGCAAGGATCACTGGTGAGGAGTGGAAGAACATGACTGAGAAACAGAAAGCACCTTATGAACAG ATGGCATTGAAAAGTAAGGAAAAGTACATGCAAGAAATGGAGCTGTACAAacagaagaaagaggaagaagctGCTAACCTcaagaaggaagaagaagagctaATGAAACTTCAGAAGCAAGAAGCTATGCAACTGctcaaaaagaaagaaaaaacagaaacCCTGATTAAG AAAACCAAAGAGAAACGGCAAAAGcagaagaaagagaagggaGAGAAGAATGCTGATCCCAACAAACCAAAGAAGCCTGCTTCTTCGTTCCTCCTCTTCAG GAATTGAGTGAGGTAGAGAAGCAAATTTGGAACGAGAAAGCGGCAGAAGCAATGGAAGTGTACAAGAAGGAAATGGAAGCATACAACAAGAAAGTGGCAGCAGAAGAAGAAgccaacaacaaaaattag